The proteins below come from a single Deinococcus multiflagellatus genomic window:
- a CDS encoding bifunctional DNA primase/polymerase, protein MTLLDAGLAALDHGWSLCPIQAGNPHRPASDKDPHMEALSRTGYTDPHTRKVVWRPLQHTPPSEAVLRAWLKCPYVGLALVTGERSGVVTLDFDGEAGQQLVGTLGLTPHTRTPSGGFHLRVPHPGWRVSTLASKNTAKLPPGLDIRGDGGLAVLPPTTSCKGTYEALRDPFDLIDARQLPLALREAAGLTAPVVRVAPAVPVTVPPADRFPADRILFLALTKLGEGEGRNNTGYWLARALHNNFYVEDEILAIGRSFVDQTGETNAKGQREPYTYAEFQASTKQALRLEREPWLPTRDKTTRPQRVKVTDELQEAWPSLDWSQRARAAGLLARMWAPREPLEKTMTFLRLCGDVNDAVRDAVREGYRSPGVPPSDEALRRALRPT, encoded by the coding sequence GTGACGCTGCTGGACGCCGGTCTGGCCGCGCTGGACCACGGCTGGAGCCTCTGCCCGATTCAGGCCGGAAATCCCCATCGCCCGGCGAGCGACAAAGACCCCCACATGGAGGCGTTGTCGCGCACCGGCTACACCGATCCCCACACCCGCAAGGTGGTGTGGCGCCCGCTGCAGCACACGCCGCCGTCTGAAGCTGTCCTCCGGGCCTGGCTGAAGTGCCCCTATGTGGGCCTCGCGCTGGTAACCGGCGAGCGCAGCGGCGTGGTCACGCTCGACTTCGACGGTGAGGCGGGGCAGCAGCTGGTGGGCACCCTGGGCCTGACGCCACACACCCGCACCCCCAGCGGTGGCTTTCACCTGCGGGTGCCCCATCCCGGCTGGCGGGTGAGCACCCTGGCGAGTAAAAACACCGCGAAATTGCCGCCAGGCCTGGACATTCGGGGCGACGGCGGCCTGGCGGTGCTGCCGCCAACCACCTCCTGCAAGGGCACCTACGAGGCCCTGCGCGATCCGTTTGACCTGATCGACGCGCGGCAACTGCCGCTGGCGCTGCGCGAGGCCGCTGGCCTGACCGCGCCGGTCGTCCGGGTCGCCCCGGCGGTGCCGGTCACGGTGCCCCCAGCCGACCGGTTTCCAGCGGACCGCATTCTCTTTCTCGCCCTGACCAAGCTGGGTGAGGGCGAAGGCCGCAACAACACGGGGTACTGGCTGGCGCGCGCGCTGCACAACAACTTCTATGTGGAAGACGAGATCCTTGCCATTGGCCGGTCGTTTGTGGATCAGACGGGAGAGACCAATGCCAAAGGGCAGCGCGAGCCCTACACGTACGCCGAATTCCAGGCCAGCACGAAGCAGGCCCTGCGCCTGGAGCGTGAACCGTGGCTGCCCACCCGGGACAAGACGACCAGGCCCCAGAGGGTGAAGGTCACCGACGAGTTGCAGGAGGCGTGGCCCAGCCTGGACTGGTCGCAGCGCGCGCGCGCCGCCGGGCTGCTGGCCCGGATGTGGGCCCCAAGGGAGCCACTGGAAAAGACCATGACCTTTTTGCGCTTGTGCGGCGACGTGAACGACGCTGTGCGGGACGCGGTCCGGGAGGGCTACCGGTCCCCTGGCGTGCCCCCCAGTGACGAGGCGCTGCGGCGCGCCCTGCGCCCCACTTGA